The nucleotide sequence AGAGCCAGAGTCCTCCTTGGAATATACAGCGACCGTTCTGATGTTCAGCTCCGTGCAGGCGCGGAACACGCGAATGGCAATTTCACCGCGGTTAGCTACAAGTATTTTCTGAATTTTTTTCTGCGTCATAGGAATCCCCCTTAGGCTTCATCAGTTGTTCGATTAATAGTATAACACATTAGAAATTAGTATATCACTTTAATTTTGCTGAAAGGGAACCGCGTTGCCTTTCAGTTCAGCTGTTTTTTTCACTTCATCCTTCTGATAAACAGAGCGGTATTTAACAAACATTGAAATGTTTATTAGCAGCCCCATTGAAAGCATCAGCAGGATCATCGACGATCCCCCGTAGCTGATAAACGGAAGCGTAACCCCTGTTATTGGAAGAAGTCCGGTCAGGCCGCCGACATTTATGGCTGTCTGAATTCCGATCATGCTGGAAATGCCAATGGCAAGTAGTGTGCCGAATGCATCATCGCAGCTGCGTGCAATATGAAATCCTTTCAGCACAATAAAGGCCAGGAGAACAAGGACAAATAACACGCCAAAAATGCCAAGCTCTTCTGATATAATCGCAAGAATAAAATCTGTATGCGATTCAGGCAGATACCCGTACTTTTGAATACTTTCACCAAGGCCAAGGCCCGTAAGCCCGCCTGAGCTGATGGCATAATAGGAATTGATGAGGTGGAAACCTGAATCTCCTGCATCAGCAAATGGATCCATAAAGCCTGTGAATCTGCTTACACGCTCCGTTGTAAAGATATCGTCCCACATAATAAGAACAAGCGGACTGATCAGAACAGCCATTGCAAGACCGAGAATCAGCAGTTTTACAATATTCTTCATGCCTAGACCCGAGCACAGTACCATTGATACGGCAATCATGGCAATAATGGAAGCAGAACCGATATCCGGCTGCAGAATGATCAGGACACAGATAAACCCTGTAAAGATGATCGGAGGCAGAACCCCTCTTCCAAAATGATCGATATAAGCCTGTTTTTTTTCATAAACTGCAGCGAGATACAGGATCACACTCAGCTTTACAAATTCAGCAGGCTGAAGCTTAAAACCCAGAACGGAAAACCAGCTTCTGGCTCCCCCTGCTACCGATCCGAACACAAAGATCGCGAGCAGCATGCCGATGGATATCAGGACGACGCTTCTTAGAAAAACCGGCTGCAGATAAGCTCTGTATGGGAAAAACATGGCCAAAAGCAGAACAACAAACCCCGCGGCAACGAAGATTGCCTGTCTGATAAAGAAATGGTCGCTCGCATAATCCCACCTTGCAACCGCTGAAATCATGCTGGAACTGTATACCATGACAAGTCCGAATCCGCACAGAAGAAGAACCGCAAGGATAAGTGAGTAGTCATATGATTTTAAGATTTTTTTTATCATTTTATCGCTTCCTATCGTTACAAGTTGCTGTTTTCATGATGAAGTTCTTTTCCTTTTATTGTTCGAGATTGGCAGACGGAATTCCTTCTGAAATCTTGCTTTCAGGGGCACGACTTATGGTAACGCGCTAAACAGGCGGAAACAAGTTAAAAAAGTATGTAGGTCTAAAGCTCCGGGATTGATTTACCTTATAAAAAAACTCAAACTGCATTTTTCAGGCAGTTTGAGTTTTCATTTTCATTCAGTAAGCTTTAACGCGAAGCTTATTTTTTCGTAAAAGCTTCATGAAGTGCAGACATTTCTCTCTCAAGTGTGTCGAGGATCGCTTTGCCTTCTCTTTCTTCGATGAGATCAAGCCTGACAGCAAAGTCAATCTCTCTTGAAAGTCCAAACATTTGTGTATCTAAAACCTCTTCGTAAAGAGGACATTGAGGCATCGTCAAATTGTCCATTTGGACTTGAATCAGCTTCGTAATTTTATCAGCATCCGCTTTTAAAAGAGCAAGTGCTTTTTCTCGATGATCAATTGCAATCTCAGACGCCAATTGAACCCCTCCGTTCCCGAGCGATTACCTTAATCTATCTATTAATATTATAGGGTAAGCGTGAAAAAATCAAGAAAAAACAGGGTGTTTCCCGCACGCCGGCCCTCTTTTGCTAAAAGATGCTCAATTCATATTTTTCTGACAAAAGATTGAGGAGTTTTATTCCTGCAATACTGTTCCCCTTTTCATCAAGAGACGGCCCAAAGATGCCGATTCCAAACTGATAGGGGACGATCCCCATAATTCCGCCTGAGACCCCGCTCTTTGCCGGAATGCCTACTTTTATTGCAAATTCGCCCGAAGCATTATACATTCCGCACGTTACCATAAAGGTTTTGCAGATTCTGGAAATATCCTTTGGAATCACCTGCTGTTCAGTTTCGGGGTGCTTGCCGTCGAGCGCAAAAACAGCCCCTATCTTTGCCAGGTCCAAACTGTGCATCTCAATAGCGCACTGATTGGAGTATAAATCAATCAGATCTTCAACGTCCCCTTCAATGATCCCGTCTTTTTTCATGAAATAACAGAGCGACCTGTTCAGCCAGGCGGTTTCAAATTCAGACGCGGCCACATTTTTGCAGATGTTTATTTTCTTGTTAAACGTAAGCTTCCGTATAAAATCAATATACCTCAGCAGTTTTTCTTCCATTGTCGAGCCTTTAATCATATTTGTGACCGCAAGCGCACCGGCATTGATCATCGGATTCAGAGGGCGCTGTTTTTCGTGTGTTTCGAGTTTGACGATGGAATTAAACGGATCTCCGGTCGGTTCCATTCCAACTTTGCTGAAAACGTACGGCTCCCCGTGATCCATTAAAACAAGTGCAAGAGTCAGTACTTTTGATATACTCTGCAGAGTGAACGTCTTTTCAATATCCCCGGCAGACATACAGGAATTTCCCACATGGTAAATGGCAACTGACAAATCATCCGCTTCTGCTTTTCCAAGCTCAGGTATATAATCCGCTACTTTTCCTTCTGACGTCACCTTTTTCGCTTCTTCCACCAGTTCAGCAAGCTCTTCATTCGTCTTGCACGGCATTTCCGTTCACCTCATCTGTTCATCATTATGAAACGTAGTTTGCC is from Bacillus sp. FSL H8-0547 and encodes:
- a CDS encoding FtsW/RodA/SpoVE family cell cycle protein encodes the protein MIKKILKSYDYSLILAVLLLCGFGLVMVYSSSMISAVARWDYASDHFFIRQAIFVAAGFVVLLLAMFFPYRAYLQPVFLRSVVLISIGMLLAIFVFGSVAGGARSWFSVLGFKLQPAEFVKLSVILYLAAVYEKKQAYIDHFGRGVLPPIIFTGFICVLIILQPDIGSASIIAMIAVSMVLCSGLGMKNIVKLLILGLAMAVLISPLVLIMWDDIFTTERVSRFTGFMDPFADAGDSGFHLINSYYAISSGGLTGLGLGESIQKYGYLPESHTDFILAIISEELGIFGVLFVLVLLAFIVLKGFHIARSCDDAFGTLLAIGISSMIGIQTAINVGGLTGLLPITGVTLPFISYGGSSMILLMLSMGLLINISMFVKYRSVYQKDEVKKTAELKGNAVPFQQN
- a CDS encoding YlaN family protein, which produces MASEIAIDHREKALALLKADADKITKLIQVQMDNLTMPQCPLYEEVLDTQMFGLSREIDFAVRLDLIEEREGKAILDTLEREMSALHEAFTKK
- the glsA gene encoding glutaminase A, with protein sequence MPCKTNEELAELVEEAKKVTSEGKVADYIPELGKAEADDLSVAIYHVGNSCMSAGDIEKTFTLQSISKVLTLALVLMDHGEPYVFSKVGMEPTGDPFNSIVKLETHEKQRPLNPMINAGALAVTNMIKGSTMEEKLLRYIDFIRKLTFNKKINICKNVAASEFETAWLNRSLCYFMKKDGIIEGDVEDLIDLYSNQCAIEMHSLDLAKIGAVFALDGKHPETEQQVIPKDISRICKTFMVTCGMYNASGEFAIKVGIPAKSGVSGGIMGIVPYQFGIGIFGPSLDEKGNSIAGIKLLNLLSEKYELSIF